The DNA region ACGGAATTGATTTACAGAACAATTCAAATACAGTTAGCAACTTGGTTAGTGGTGTTACTTTTCAACTTAAAAAAGTAATGCAGCCTACCGATACTACGGTTAATGTAAACGTTGTAACTGATACTAATACAATAAAAGGCAAGATTTCAGACTTTATTCAAAAATTTAACGACTCTTACACTTACTTAAGAACTAACACTTTTTCAAGCAGCAGTGGCAGAGGAATACTTATTAGTGATTTTAATGCATTGACGCTTTTGGACTATTTTAGACAAACGGCCGTTACTGAAGTCTCAGGCATTCAGACAGGTAATCTTAAATTTCTGAGTCAAATTGGCATTACTTTTAATTCTGATACAGGTCTCAGCATTTCAGATGAAACTTTGCTGGATGATAAATTATCGAACAGCCTTAGTCAGGTAGTTGACTTGTTTAATTCCACAAACGGAATTGCAAATACATTGTATAACAAAATTAATCCTTATCTTGGCAGCGGCGGTTATTTAAGCAATGCACAGTCTTTATTAAATAACGATATCAATTATTTGACAGATAAAATCAACAGCACTCAAAATAGAATCGATAAAAGTGCTGAGATGCTGAGAAAAAGATATCAGGATTTACAAGCACAACTTGCCAGTCTGTATACATTGCAAAACAGCTTGTTTGGTACAAGTAACATGATTAGCACTCAATGAATATTTCAATACTAAATAAGATTAACAAATTGTTAGATACTGCCGTATATTATCTAGAGACTTTAGATGAGGCTGATAGCGATTATAAACTTACAATGCTAAATAAAGTTGCTCAAGAAATTATTGAAGAGAAAAAGTTTCTTAAAGAAAAATTAGATTCCAACACGCTAAGGGAACTTGAAAAAAAAATTTCTCCTAAGTATAAACTATTAAAAGAAACGCTCGATAATATAATTGAGAAAAAAGAAGAAGAATTAGAAGCTGTTTCATTAAAATTAAAATATATAAAAAACCAAAAAAAATTAACCATTTATACTAGGAGATAAAGTGAAAGTTGAATTTGGAAAACCGAATTTTAACATTTACCAAAATAGAGAAGTTCAAGCAAAGTCCGTAAAAAAGGAATCTGAAGAAAAAACAGATTCTTTTGAAATCTCCGAAAAAGCTAAAGAGTTGAACGAATCGCTAAATTCCGTAACAGACGATACAAAGCTGAACGAAATAAAAAACAAAATTCAGCAAAAATTTTACGACTCTGAAGATGTATTAAATGTTGTTGTCTCACGCATCTTGAAAGATATAAAATAATCTTTCTGCATTTTTTATTAAGAAACATTGAATTTTACTTTTGAAAAAAGTAAATATGTCGTGTTAATTCTGTGGCATATTTACTTTTTATGAAAGACGACTTAATTCAAACAAACAAATTACTAGTATTGGGGAAGCTTACCGCAAGCCTGCTTCACGAAATTAGAAACCCGCTTACAGCTGTTAAGTTAAATTTAGATTACATTAAAATGTATCAGTCTAATTTGCCTGAAGATATTAACAGCTCTTTAGATGATTGCTATAAAGGAATTTTAAACATCCAAAACCTAATAGAACAACTTCTGGGCTTTTCTAAAAAAACAGCTGACCAAGAGGAGTTTATTTCTATTTGCGAAGTTTCTGATACCGCTATTGATTTGGTTAAACAAAGAGCAAATAAAATTAATGTGGAAATAGAAAAATTTTATTCTGATAATGTCCCTAG from Melioribacteraceae bacterium 4301-Me includes:
- a CDS encoding sensor histidine kinase; translated protein: MKDDLIQTNKLLVLGKLTASLLHEIRNPLTAVKLNLDYIKMYQSNLPEDINSSLDDCYKGILNIQNLIEQLLGFSKKTADQEEFISICEVSDTAIDLVKQRANKINVEIEKFYSDNVPRIYFDRKKLLQVFLNLINNSVDSFIDKGKIKIYIYASAETGKPTVCWEIHDNGCGIKPEDREKIFEDFFTSKKNGVGLGLGLCRSILNEYNAEISFTSEVNKGTTFKIRFNGTE